Sequence from the Trueperaceae bacterium genome:
GCGTTGCATCCAATGGCACAGGTAGAGCGCGTCGCCACCTGACGCCAGCAGGGCGTCGGCCTCCAGCACCTTCGGCAGCCATAGAGTCTCATCGATGCTGGGAAGGGCGGTCAACTCGAGCACGCCGAGAGACTTCCAGCCCAGCGCACAAATGGAGTCCTGGCTCTTGCCGGCGATGAACTCCCAAACCCGCTCGCCCGGCCCGACCCAGGGGTGGCCGTACATGGCCGTTGGGATGCAGAGGGCGTTGCACTCGGGAATCGCCTTGCCGAGCAGTCCTGTCAAGGCATTACGGATGCTCGAATTGGTGACACCACCTGAGGTGAGTAGGTACTTCATCGTGGCTCCTAGTGGGTGCGGGTCGACGTGCGAGGAAGTATCGCATGGCCAGCCCGCGCCCTGGGCGACCGCGGTAAGCGAACCCATCACCCTCGGCCGTGCCTGACACTCCTCTACGCCGCTCTTAAGACGAAAAATGCAGCCGTATCATCGCGCCTCGGATTGAAGCCCATCTTCCGAATTGCTTAAGTGCTCCTCACGTGCGGCGGTTACGACGTTCCCAACTATGAAAACCAGGAACATGCGAGACTAGGCTGAAACAGAGGGCAACCAAAATAAAAGGCAATGCCAGATGTGAATCGCCCCGTGTTTTCCGGAGGCTTGAAGGCTTGAGTCAGGCTGCTACCTGGCTCTGCTGCTGATAGTACATTTGCTCGAACTCGGCGGGTGGAATGTTGCCGATCGGCCGTTCTCCCGGAACAAGCGCACCGCCTCGACCTTGAACTCGAGATGATAGGGCGAGTTGTTACTGGCTCTCTTCTTCGGACACTATTCCTTCCTGAGCACTGTAGCTCAAGCAGTCATGTGTCCACCGAACCGGGGGAAGACCAGAGCGGCGCCTCCCCGGGACCAACTAGAAGGAACACAAGCGACAGGACGGCACACAAACGAAGGACTTAACAACTATCGATGACTCGCCCTGGGCCTCTAATGAAGTCGCATTGTCGCGCCCTTAGTGAGCAATTTTGCCTCCCGCATTCAAGAGGGGTTGCGAGCGAGGCTCAAAGGTGATCGCTGACTCTGCCGGGAGCGACGATGAACGACACCGTGTAGGTATCTCCATCCTCGTGAGTCTGGTCTTCCGAGTTGGGAATGGTGGATTTGAGAGCCTCTACAATCCTGCCAACGTCTGCAGGGCGTAGCTTCACCTCATGCACACCGATTTCCGGGCGCCTAATGCCGGCTCCCGCATCTCCAAGTTCGTGCCTCTCTGCCGCTGCCAGGACCACTTTGTTGAGGACGCCGAGTACATTGCGCACGAAAGGAATACAAGACTCTGGTTCGCACGCTTCTTCCCCATCTACCAATCGAGATCTGTAAGTGCGAACGCGGCCTTTCCGAGAAACCTGCTCCAGTAATCCGTCCTCGAGTAACCGCTTGGTCCAGTAGTGAACGCTGTTGGCTGGCATCTCCAGCACCCTGGCCACTTCACTAGGGCTTGCCGGCTCGGCGTACCCCTCCAGAACGAGGCGAGCCTTGAGGGATCCCAGTAGTTCTGATGGCTGGTCCATGACACATTCTCTACCCACCCAGTTTCAGATTCCACCTGCCGAACTGAAACAAGCATCTCGACATGCCATGGGCAATTCCTCACTATTCGCGCCCGGATCGAGGAGTTCTGCGGGCGGAACTCCTAGTCGAGTGCTCGACGCATTGCGGCCAAGGCCACGAGAATCATTACTATGTCGAACGACAGCAGGGCGCTGGCCATGGTGGTCATCACCCACCAGTCGAACCCCTCCAGGATAAGTTGACGGGCCGCGCTGATCGCGTAGGTCATCGGGTTGAATGTCGTGAGAAGTTGCAGCCACCGTGGCATTGCTTCGACCGGCGCCAGGGCGTTAGATGCGAACAACAGCGGCAAGCTCACGAACCCGATCACCGAGAACCACTGACCGTGATGCTTGAAAGTGAAGGCGAGCGCCATCGACAGGGCCGTGACCCCTATCCCCAACAGGATGCCAGTAGCCAGCACCAGCACGAGGCCAGCTACGCCAGACGCAATCCTCACGCCGAGGAGCGACGCCACGAGGAGAATCACCAGCGCTTGGAAAGTGGTGAGCCCGAGTACGTAGAAGAAGCGGCTCCACAGCACTGCACCGGGCGGGATCGGGGCAGCCAGCAAACGATGCAGCATCCCGGTCTCGCGATCGAAGAGTATCTGGGCACCGCCGTTCAAGGCGGCATTGAACACCGTCATGATGACTACGCCGGCGGTCATGAAGGCAATGTAGCTCGTGCCTGTCACCACCCCACTGTTCGCGAAGAGGTTGCCGAAGAGAACCAGCCAGAGGGCCGGCTGAGCCAGCGCCACCACTATCTCCAACGGCGTTCGCTTGAGCTGCCACCACCAGCGTTTGCTCAACGCGAACGAGGCCTGCAAGAAAGGTGTGCCACGTGATTCCAACCCGGCTTCAGCGACAGGGCGACTACGCCTAGTTGACTGCTCAAGCGCTGACATCCTCTGCCTCCTCGGTCAGGAACACGAACACGTCATCGAGCGACGGCTGCTCGTAACTCACCGCGACGATGTCCTCCTCGAACTCCGACTGCAGCAGCGAGAACGTTTTCCACAGGACTTCCGGTGGGCCGGAAAAGACCAATCTCTCGCCCTCGCGCGTGGGCGCGACCGGAAGCGCCCTGCCGGTGAGCTCAATCTGTCTTTCGAGGGTCACGACCAGTTGATGCGACGAAGAAACGTGCCTGGCGCGAAGCTCCTCGGGTGAACCAAGCGCCGCAAGTCGGCCGCGATGAAGGATCGCGATCCGATCGCAAAGCCTGTTAGCTTCCTCCAGATAGTGAGTCGTCAGCAGGACCGTCGTACCGGCCGACTTCAGGTCCCGGATCAGGTCCCAGAGCTGCCTTCGCGTCTGAATGTCCAAGCCCAGGGTAGGCTCGTCCAGTAGCAGCAACTGCGGCTGGTGCAGCGTGCCGATGGCCAGATCCAATCGGCGCTTCATCCCACCCGAATAGGTACGAACCAAACGATCGGCTGACTCGGTCAGGCCCGCCCAAGACAGGGCGGAGTCAATCCGGTCCTTCCTCTCGGATGGCAGCAACGGATACAACTCCGCGTAGAGCTGAATGTTCTCCCAGCCCGTAAGGAACGGATCCAGCGTCGCCCGCTGCATCACCACCCCTGCGTTGGCGCGAACGAGCAAGGGATCAGCCGCTGGATCGACGCCAAGAACCCTAACCAGACCGCTACTCGGGGCGGTCAAGCCCAACAGCATCTGAATGACAGTCGTCTTACCCGCGCCGTTCGGCCCTAGAAGGCCGAAAACCTCGCCCTGCCCTATCTCGAGATCCAGCTCGTCAACAGCCACCACCGAGCCGAACCTCTTGCTCACTCCTCGGGCAAGGACTGCCGGCCGCCCGCTCACACCGCACGCTTCGGGTCGGAGGGGTCGCGCATAGGTGCGGTCATACGGCTACCATACCTGCCACTAGCAGCCGTTCCCCACCACGTCGTCCAATCCACCGCCTTACTCTGCACGCTCGAAGTCAGGGAGCGACTGAGCTACCAGTCGTCCTTGCGGACTCTCGGGTCCATCAGAAT
This genomic interval carries:
- a CDS encoding Type 1 glutamine amidotransferase-like domain-containing protein, with product MKYLLTSGGVTNSSIRNALTGLLGKAIPECNALCIPTAMYGHPWVGPGERVWEFIAGKSQDSICALGWKSLGVLELTALPSIDETLWLPKVLEADALLASGGDALYLCHWMQRSGLVAHLPALSETVWLGLSAGSMVMTPRIGNEFVGWKSESGDDTALGLVDFSIFPHLDNPDLPSNTLAAAEKWASQLPNPSYAIDDATAISVDGSRVEVVSEGRWKQISAQS
- a CDS encoding ABC transporter permease — translated: MSKRWWWQLKRTPLEIVVALAQPALWLVLFGNLFANSGVVTGTSYIAFMTAGVVIMTVFNAALNGGAQILFDRETGMLHRLLAAPIPPGAVLWSRFFYVLGLTTFQALVILLVASLLGVRIASGVAGLVLVLATGILLGIGVTALSMALAFTFKHHGQWFSVIGFVSLPLLFASNALAPVEAMPRWLQLLTTFNPMTYAISAARQLILEGFDWWVMTTMASALLSFDIVMILVALAAMRRALD
- a CDS encoding ATP-binding cassette domain-containing protein, with the protein product MSKRFGSVVAVDELDLEIGQGEVFGLLGPNGAGKTTVIQMLLGLTAPSSGLVRVLGVDPAADPLLVRANAGVVMQRATLDPFLTGWENIQLYAELYPLLPSERKDRIDSALSWAGLTESADRLVRTYSGGMKRRLDLAIGTLHQPQLLLLDEPTLGLDIQTRRQLWDLIRDLKSAGTTVLLTTHYLEEANRLCDRIAILHRGRLAALGSPEELRARHVSSSHQLVVTLERQIELTGRALPVAPTREGERLVFSGPPEVLWKTFSLLQSEFEEDIVAVSYEQPSLDDVFVFLTEEAEDVSA